One Dromiciops gliroides isolate mDroGli1 chromosome 3, mDroGli1.pri, whole genome shotgun sequence DNA segment encodes these proteins:
- the LOC122746425 gene encoding putative protein FAM172B: MNWFLITQELSFQKFMKQSAYVEELKYDFNEKAELRHTETHQPFIFNYYKNTLERNSQRYQALGHLLECYIYELLEKVCKLHKVYIPIQAIMEPRSFFFMSENALTNPSLLVLLQDHGVFRAGQWSQQTIVRHGLQHGSQIPCIQLALQSDYGIIVLNPNDNFMDLKLEKECQSSLGYTVESSPTEMFQTRKPFSLPKVAQRIPKKYSSTPEEHTAYIWNHFILESAARNVAFIVHGYGGLVFMDLLVQKKWEVMNKVYAVALIDSAHHVEHQLGNDTQLLAWIKHHCREWITSHKPLDKPVATVLKMDCPKVSAGTENHSLAPSTSLQSIFKYLKNALKAKTTVHFSRMPIVTRSCTKRKQST, translated from the exons ATGAAT tgGTTCCTGATAACACAGGAGTTGAGCTTCCAAAAATTCATGAAACAATCAGCATATGTGGAAGAACTTAAGTATGACTTCAACGAAAAAGCTGAATtgagacacacagaaacacatCAGCCCTTCATCTTTAATTATTACAAAAATACCCTTGAGAGAAATAGCCAACGCTACCAGGCTCTTGGCCATTTGCTTGAATGTTACATTTATGAGCTCTTGGAGAAGGTGTGCAAATTACACAAAGTATATATACCAATCCAGGCTATTATGGAACCAAGGAGCTTCTTTTTCATGAGTGAGAATGCATTAACTAATCCTTCCCTTCTTGTCCTCCTTCAAGACCATGGAGTTTTTAGGGCTGGGCAGTGGAGTCAACAGACCATAGTCCGTCATGGCCTACAACATGGAAGTCAGATACCTTGTATTCAACTAGCACTGCAATCAGATTATGGTATCATTGTTTTAAATCCCAATGATAATTTcatggatttaaagctagaaaaagagTGTCAAAGTTCTCTAGGCTACACTGTTGAGTCATCTCCCACAGAAATGTTTCAGACTAGGAAGCCATTTTCTTTGCCAAAGGTTGCCCAGCGCATTCCTAAAAAGTACAGTAGTACACCTGAAGAACATACTGCCTACATCTGGAATCATTTCATTTTGGAAAGTGCAGCCAGGAATGTAGCTTTCATTGTCCATGGTTATGGAGGTTTGGTTTTCATGGACCTACTTGTTCAGAAAAAGTGGGAAGTAATGAATAAAGTATATGCTGTAGCCCTTATTGATTCTGCACACCATGTGGAGCACCAGTTGGGAAATGACACACAGCTATTagcatggataaagcaccactgtCGTGAATGGATAACAAGCCACAAGCCATTGGATAAACCTGTAGCCACTGTTTTGAAAATGGATTGTCCAAAGGTTTCTGCTGGTACAGAAAATCATAGCTTAGCACCTTCTACCAGCCTACAATCTATTTTCAAATACctcaaaaatgctttaaaagccaaaacaaCTGTTCATTTTTCTCGAATGCCAATTGTTACTAGAAGCTgcacaaaaagaaagcaaagcacTTAG